A window from Haloarchaeobius amylolyticus encodes these proteins:
- a CDS encoding CRTAC1 family protein: MALTLVLVVSAGCTGLTPSTVAPDTSIEFQDATAAAGLDYETDGGGAGNGDDGVYVADYDRDGWRDLLVVGGDSPVLFRNAEGTFTRAQNFSSLGDSVKSALFFDYDGDGWTDLLFLRSHAEPVLFHNDGGEFERTDDAFGELAFPMGATAADYDGDGDLDLLVYQSGDWATTKPEGYFSLNETLARDNGHRNLLYENTGDGFERVEGSGLSAARRWSLAASFVDLNGDGRPDVHVANDFNTDTVYVNDGDGTFTERPLRGNTSRNGMSSEVADVNGDGAQDVFTTNIYLPLDEVRDDERRERFRYLFGYVIKSQRTRGNTLMLNDGSGGLSDAAVSYGVREGGWGWASSLTDLDNDGDRDLVHATQHVVRIDREDPHYTYPMLFERDGNGFENLDASAHGLGEQDGRGLVTLDYDRDGDRDIVVAPYDGRVRLYENVGAAANSIAFRVVDDAGATVYGAEVTVSAGSQSTVVQQTVQSDFLSQESRVSHLGLAGHEQVDLTVTFPDGTTRTFEGVEANQQVRLSAGGLETVTTWNGTGAGTATSGEGS, from the coding sequence GTGGCGCTGACGCTGGTGCTGGTGGTCTCTGCAGGGTGTACCGGCCTGACGCCCTCGACAGTCGCCCCCGACACCAGCATCGAGTTCCAGGACGCGACCGCGGCGGCCGGCCTCGACTACGAGACCGACGGGGGTGGCGCGGGCAACGGGGACGACGGCGTGTACGTCGCGGACTACGACCGCGATGGCTGGCGGGACCTGCTGGTGGTCGGCGGTGACAGCCCGGTCCTGTTCCGGAACGCGGAGGGCACGTTCACTCGCGCGCAGAACTTCTCGTCCCTTGGCGATTCGGTCAAGAGCGCGCTCTTCTTCGACTACGACGGCGACGGCTGGACGGACCTGCTGTTCCTCCGGTCGCACGCCGAACCGGTCCTGTTCCACAACGACGGCGGCGAGTTCGAGCGCACCGACGACGCGTTCGGCGAGCTGGCGTTCCCGATGGGCGCGACTGCGGCCGACTACGACGGCGACGGCGACCTCGACCTGCTCGTCTACCAGTCGGGGGACTGGGCGACCACCAAGCCCGAGGGATACTTCAGCCTCAACGAGACGCTGGCCCGCGATAACGGTCACCGGAACCTGCTCTACGAGAACACCGGGGACGGCTTCGAGCGCGTCGAGGGGTCCGGACTGAGCGCGGCGCGTCGCTGGAGCCTCGCCGCGAGTTTCGTCGACCTGAACGGTGACGGCCGCCCGGACGTCCACGTCGCGAACGACTTCAACACCGACACGGTGTACGTCAACGATGGCGACGGGACGTTCACCGAGCGGCCTCTGCGTGGCAACACGTCCCGGAACGGGATGTCCTCCGAGGTCGCCGACGTGAACGGCGACGGGGCTCAGGACGTGTTCACGACGAACATCTACCTGCCGCTCGACGAGGTCAGGGACGATGAGCGTCGGGAGCGCTTCCGCTACCTCTTCGGTTACGTCATCAAGTCCCAGCGGACCCGGGGCAACACGCTCATGTTGAACGACGGGAGCGGCGGGCTGTCGGACGCCGCGGTCTCGTACGGCGTCCGGGAGGGCGGCTGGGGCTGGGCGTCGAGTCTGACCGACCTCGACAACGACGGTGACCGCGACCTGGTCCACGCGACCCAGCACGTCGTCCGCATCGACCGCGAGGACCCCCACTACACCTACCCGATGCTGTTCGAACGCGACGGGAACGGGTTCGAGAACCTCGACGCGAGCGCCCACGGGCTCGGCGAACAGGACGGCCGCGGGCTCGTGACGCTGGATTACGACCGGGACGGCGACCGCGACATCGTCGTGGCCCCCTACGATGGTCGGGTCCGCCTCTACGAGAACGTGGGTGCGGCCGCGAACAGCATCGCGTTCCGGGTGGTCGACGACGCTGGGGCGACGGTCTACGGCGCCGAGGTCACCGTGTCGGCCGGGAGCCAGTCCACCGTCGTCCAGCAGACGGTCCAGTCGGACTTCCTCTCGCAGGAGAGCCGCGTCTCTCATCTCGGACTGGCAGGCCACGAGCAGGTCGACCTGACGGTCACCTTCCCCGATGGCACCACGCGGACGTTCGAGGGCGTCGAGGCGAACCAGCAGGTCCGGCTCTCGGCCGGTGGGCTGGAGACCGTCACGACGTGGAATGGAACCGGGGCGGGAACTGCGACTTCTGGGGAGGGGTCGTAG
- a CDS encoding universal stress protein: MEHALVVLEDTPASKALVREAGSYATAEDATLSILVLVTEDEVERSVSTLETIGQVENTSYGTETALKGALAFVDEVAAEAFDGLDVEYERLCEVVETSDRAEVTLDVAREHGCDHIFTTGRKRSPTGKALFGDFVQSLVLSFDGRVTVDLQ, from the coding sequence ATGGAGCATGCCCTCGTCGTTCTAGAGGATACGCCAGCTAGCAAAGCACTCGTCAGGGAGGCCGGGTCGTACGCGACCGCCGAGGACGCCACCCTCTCCATCCTCGTGCTGGTGACCGAGGACGAGGTCGAACGGTCCGTCTCCACCCTCGAGACTATCGGCCAGGTCGAGAACACCTCCTACGGAACGGAGACGGCACTGAAGGGCGCACTGGCCTTCGTCGACGAGGTCGCAGCGGAAGCCTTCGACGGGCTCGACGTGGAGTACGAGCGCCTCTGTGAGGTCGTCGAGACGTCCGACCGGGCCGAGGTGACGCTCGACGTGGCCCGGGAACACGGCTGCGACCACATCTTCACGACAGGGCGCAAGCGGTCCCCGACGGGCAAGGCGCTGTTCGGCGACTTCGTGCAGTCGCTGGTCCTCTCCTTCGATGGGCGCGTGACGGTCGACCTCCAGTGA
- a CDS encoding TrmB family transcriptional regulator, whose translation MDRETLAQALEYADLTEYQAEAYLCLLDMGVSPAIEVGRESSVPVSQVYDVLRSLESKGYVETIDREKLYVRPCDPNVSMTDLEARGELLHDAAEEIRERYRKPNRMDARVGVTKRGETAVENARDLIGDADTVVELAGTYEQLEQLFPALREAREQGVIVRASVYVEDGQTPPEGFDPTGALSELRACSIPGPFLVIVDRHRTCFAPNTRSDEDYGVMIYDRILPFVFHWYYLTCLWNLYPTLFAADSDRVTYVTMEEFMCDCHFLWEAGYELEVVVDGVDIDTEVRRTVEGVVVGLSYFHDDQDLSRLALSDMGAYKSVVLATGDGTVEVGGWGAVFEDIEMRTISLVGIDPGSAPFSNG comes from the coding sequence ATGGACCGGGAGACACTGGCACAGGCGCTCGAGTACGCCGACCTGACCGAGTACCAGGCGGAGGCGTACCTCTGCCTGCTCGACATGGGGGTATCACCGGCGATCGAGGTCGGCCGCGAGAGTTCGGTGCCCGTCTCGCAGGTCTACGACGTGCTGCGGAGTCTGGAGTCGAAGGGGTACGTCGAGACCATCGACCGCGAGAAGCTCTACGTCCGCCCGTGTGACCCCAACGTCTCCATGACAGACCTGGAGGCACGCGGCGAGCTCCTGCACGACGCCGCCGAGGAGATACGCGAACGCTACCGGAAGCCGAACCGGATGGACGCCCGCGTCGGGGTGACCAAGCGCGGCGAGACCGCCGTCGAGAACGCCCGCGACCTCATCGGGGACGCCGACACGGTCGTCGAACTCGCCGGGACGTACGAGCAGCTCGAACAGCTCTTCCCGGCGCTCCGGGAGGCCCGCGAGCAGGGCGTCATCGTCCGCGCCTCCGTCTACGTCGAGGACGGCCAGACGCCACCCGAGGGCTTCGACCCGACCGGGGCGCTCTCGGAACTGCGGGCGTGCAGCATCCCCGGGCCGTTCCTCGTCATCGTCGACCGGCACCGGACCTGCTTCGCGCCGAACACGCGCTCCGACGAGGACTACGGCGTCATGATCTACGACCGCATCCTCCCGTTCGTCTTCCACTGGTACTACCTGACCTGCCTGTGGAACCTCTACCCGACGCTGTTCGCGGCCGACTCCGACCGCGTCACCTACGTCACGATGGAGGAGTTCATGTGCGACTGCCACTTCCTGTGGGAGGCCGGCTACGAACTGGAGGTCGTCGTCGACGGCGTCGACATCGACACCGAGGTCCGTCGGACCGTCGAAGGCGTCGTCGTCGGCCTCTCGTACTTCCACGACGACCAGGACCTCTCGCGGCTGGCGCTCTCGGACATGGGCGCCTACAAGAGCGTCGTCCTCGCCACGGGCGACGGGACGGTCGAGGTCGGCGGCTGGGGGGCCGTCTTCGAGGACATCGAGATGCGGACCATCTCGCTGGTCGGCATCGACCCCGGTAGCGCACCCTTCAGCAACGGCTGA
- a CDS encoding glycoside hydrolase family 3 N-terminal domain-containing protein, with the protein MTTRETQVSQTQREETADRVETLIDEMTVREKAAQLAGTYVGTMGETRTLEDAEEMVREHGLGFVTPFGYGASPHRDSAEVVEIANELQRVAREESRLGIPILIPVDAIHGNAYVEDTTVFPHNLGVAAARDRDLVEQVGAVTATEVAATGSSLTYGPTCDVARDPRWGRTFETFGESPSLVGELASAKVRGIHEASVDVAAMAKHFPAYGEPERGEDTAPVDRSVSSLYRDFVPSFQQVIEAGVEGIMPSYNAINGEPSHGSSHWLTDVLRDEFGFEGYVASDWNGINMLHDDHRVATSGTDAIRQSFDAGVDVHSLGEVDHVDSLVELVESGAVSEAAVDESVRRVLELKADLGLFDDPFVDPDESADTLGKPTHRQVSLEAARESMTLLKNERDLLPFDDDADEVVVTGPNADSLVNQVGGWSVKEEHELTGTTIREGIEEFLGPESTVTHEPGAGIDEPGDVDAAADAASDADAAVVVLGENWYIHEFGPQDVTGPTDAFPNRAELTLPEAQRDLLEAVLDTGTPTALVLVTGRPLAIPWAAEHVDAILQAYYPGAQGGRAVAETLFGANNPAGKLPISVPRSEGHLPVRHNHLPNPTPIGEDEHLPSYDPLFPFGHGLSYTEFEYRDLSVSADSLARDDSVTAAVTLANTGDREGDEVVQLFAGRDYSSVVTPVRELVDFERVSLDPGEEVTVTFELGTDTFDVVHPDGSRRFEAGKVSLWCESTETSLEVVDQD; encoded by the coding sequence ATGACGACGCGAGAAACCCAGGTATCACAGACGCAGCGCGAAGAGACGGCCGACCGGGTCGAGACCCTCATCGACGAGATGACCGTCCGCGAGAAGGCCGCCCAGCTCGCCGGCACCTACGTCGGCACGATGGGCGAGACACGCACCCTCGAAGACGCAGAGGAGATGGTCCGCGAGCACGGTCTCGGCTTCGTGACCCCCTTCGGGTACGGGGCCTCCCCGCACCGGGACTCGGCCGAGGTGGTCGAGATCGCCAACGAACTCCAGCGGGTCGCCCGCGAGGAGTCACGCCTCGGCATCCCCATCCTCATCCCGGTCGACGCCATCCACGGCAACGCCTACGTCGAGGACACGACGGTCTTCCCGCACAACCTCGGCGTCGCGGCCGCCCGCGACCGCGACCTCGTCGAGCAGGTCGGCGCCGTCACCGCGACCGAGGTCGCCGCCACCGGGTCGAGCCTGACCTACGGCCCGACCTGCGACGTGGCTCGCGACCCGCGCTGGGGCCGCACCTTCGAGACCTTCGGCGAATCACCCTCGCTCGTCGGTGAACTCGCGTCCGCGAAGGTCCGTGGCATCCACGAGGCCTCGGTCGACGTGGCCGCGATGGCGAAGCACTTCCCGGCCTACGGCGAACCCGAGCGCGGCGAGGACACCGCGCCCGTCGACCGCTCGGTCTCGTCGCTCTACCGCGACTTCGTGCCGTCGTTCCAGCAGGTCATCGAGGCCGGCGTCGAGGGCATCATGCCGAGTTACAACGCCATCAACGGCGAGCCCTCTCACGGCTCCAGCCACTGGCTGACCGACGTGCTCCGCGACGAGTTCGGGTTCGAGGGCTACGTCGCCTCCGACTGGAACGGCATCAACATGCTCCACGACGACCACCGGGTCGCGACGTCGGGCACCGACGCCATCCGCCAGTCGTTCGACGCCGGTGTCGACGTCCACTCGCTGGGCGAGGTCGACCACGTCGACAGCCTCGTCGAACTCGTCGAATCCGGCGCCGTCTCCGAGGCGGCGGTCGACGAATCGGTCCGGCGCGTGCTCGAACTCAAGGCCGACCTCGGGCTGTTCGACGACCCGTTCGTCGACCCCGACGAGTCCGCGGACACGCTCGGGAAACCGACCCACCGGCAGGTCTCGCTCGAGGCCGCCCGGGAGTCGATGACACTGCTCAAGAACGAGCGCGACCTGCTCCCGTTCGACGACGACGCCGACGAGGTGGTCGTCACCGGGCCCAACGCCGACTCGCTGGTCAACCAGGTCGGCGGCTGGAGCGTGAAGGAGGAGCACGAACTCACGGGTACGACCATCCGCGAGGGCATCGAGGAGTTCCTCGGGCCCGAGAGCACGGTCACCCACGAACCCGGCGCCGGCATCGACGAGCCGGGCGACGTCGACGCGGCCGCCGACGCCGCGAGCGACGCGGACGCCGCCGTGGTCGTCCTCGGCGAGAACTGGTACATCCACGAGTTCGGGCCACAGGACGTCACCGGTCCGACCGACGCCTTCCCGAACCGCGCCGAACTCACCCTGCCCGAGGCGCAACGCGACCTGCTCGAGGCGGTTCTCGACACCGGGACGCCGACCGCGCTCGTGCTCGTCACGGGGCGCCCACTGGCCATCCCGTGGGCGGCCGAGCACGTCGACGCCATCCTGCAGGCGTACTACCCCGGAGCCCAGGGTGGGCGGGCCGTCGCCGAGACGCTCTTCGGCGCGAACAACCCGGCCGGGAAGTTGCCCATCTCGGTCCCGCGGTCGGAGGGCCACCTCCCGGTGCGGCACAACCACCTCCCGAACCCGACGCCCATCGGCGAGGACGAACACCTCCCGTCGTACGACCCGCTGTTCCCGTTCGGCCACGGGCTCTCGTACACCGAGTTCGAGTACCGCGACCTCTCGGTCTCCGCGGACTCGCTCGCGCGAGACGACTCCGTGACGGCCGCCGTGACGCTCGCGAACACGGGCGACCGCGAGGGCGACGAGGTCGTCCAGCTCTTCGCCGGCCGGGACTACTCGTCGGTCGTCACGCCGGTCCGGGAGCTGGTCGACTTCGAGCGCGTGTCGCTCGACCCCGGTGAGGAGGTCACCGTGACCTTCGAGCTCGGGACGGACACCTTCGACGTGGTCCACCCCGACGGCTCGCGCCGGTTCGAGGCAGGGAAGGTCTCCCTCTGGTGTGAATCCACGGAGACGTCGCTGGAGGTGGTCGACCAGGACTGA